In Salvelinus namaycush isolate Seneca chromosome 16, SaNama_1.0, whole genome shotgun sequence, the sequence tctatctgtgataCCGCTGTATGCTGGACACTTCTTTATAGTATACTGATTTAGCTGCTTAATGTCTGAGGAACAGAAAGGCCTATCGAGATTATTGGTACATTGTGGTCTTCTAGGGAGAAGCAGTAGCTCAAAGAGATGTCTGATCAATCTGCTCCCTTTGTATGGCTGGCAAGGCTGAGCCTAGCTTCAATGGCCATTCTTACGTGAGACATTCTCTTCTAATGCCCTTTTCATATTGGTGATGTCAATATGATCATAATTCAATCTCATACATAAAATTGAGATTACAAGGAAAGTACAGAGACTGATTTTATTACCACAGCCTTTGTTCAGAATTCAGTCTGATAAAATAAAATCTTACAATTGACTCAGATCCAAAAACTAGAACAAATCAAcagtacattttttttattaaaaaaggaATACAATGATGGATGTATAAAAAAAAAGCCAGCACAATGAAACCTGATCTGAAAAAAGTATCAAGAGGGTGTGTCCTTGGGTAGGATTTCATACATTCTAGAGAAAAAGTACAGCTGTTGGACTCAGGAAGTAGTTCTTTTTGAGTCACTAAAGTAAATTAAACTAGCAGTTGAACTAATCTCATTAAAAACCTGTTTATTCAAAACTGCAGGATGTTTATGTGGGAAAAAAGTAATAAGAACAAACTTAACAGCACAGTCCCATGCCATAACATAATATAACTGATCACCACTACAGTGTTTTATTCCATGTGCTGGTGTTTGTTGGTTGGTTTGAGACCCCAGGCTCCCTGTCCATACAGGCAGGATGGGTTTAGCTGTCAGAGGATGGGAAAATAAAGGTCAATATAAAGTATTTGTATTGCTAGCGAAGGGAGCGTAGGGTTAGCTGCTGTCTGTGTCTCCATATAGTAGGCTGAGCTGGCATTTTTGTGCGTTAATGCAACCTCCTGTGTTCAGATGCCTGCTCTTTAATTACTATGCAACGCTCACCTGATGCATTCCCCTCCTCCTTACACATTCACTTTGTTTCTTTAGCATGAAAAGCTTCTGCATTATTCATCCAATGTGGTGACAGCAAGAAGTTACTATCCCTGAATGATATATTTAATAGGTTTGACAACAATAACAAACTGTTGCGAAATCATTGGAGACTCATTTTGGAATTTGTACATCAGCGTTAGCTGGAAACACTTTTTGAAACAGGCTAAATGTGAATACAGCGTCTCAAACTAGGCCAGCCAGAACAGCTCAATACATGTGTGCGGCATTTCCATTCAAAGCACATTATCAACAAGACACTCCTGCTTAAATGTCAAGTTAGGAACGAATACGTGGTGGGAGAGAAAAGGACCAGGAATCAATCTAGAATACATTTCAAATATGACTTATATTATTAACTTGTGATGTTTTCCTCTAAGACAGCAGATAGAAATCAAGCATCAGTAGAAAGCTGTTAACTCTCACTAAACACTCGCTCGCACTCACTCACGTAGCTCTAGCCAAAAGGCCCTAAACGGGGCAGTGGTAGGGAGCTCTCCTATGGCCTGTAAATTACCCACTGTATGCACCACTCAACCAGTGGAAGGCGGGGAGGgcagtctctctctcagacagtgGCCACCCCCTAGTCTCAGCTTACTCCTGGGTATAATACTGCCTAATCATCTCAAAGACAAAAATTATGTTTGGCTGTTTTCTTTTTAATAACGTCTCTGCAGCAAATCATTACGTTGGCACTGCAGGGTTGCCACAAATCAAGCACTGAGTAACTCCTCTAGaccatttttttatttgaagAGCTGGATTGAAATAACTATTTGGTAGAGAAAGGTGAATAGCCAATGGACATTATTTGCAAAGGCTGAAATGGAAGAACACTTATGAGTGTGTCATTTGGTAACTGAATAGAGGGTGCATGTGTGTAGGTAGGGTCAACTAGTAAACCATTCAGCTcacagaacacaggaacaaacacacaCCTTCCTTTACTGACAACTATAATGAAAAATTGTTGTTCactcatttgtttttaaatcaacacctgtatttgggatgTGACACCTGAAAATTGAGGTCCTGAGAGTCCAAACTGACAGTTCATATGCGAGCTACGGTGGGTGACAAGGGAAAAGGGGCAGTCCCTTCCTCCCACACTCACGCTCTGTTAAGAAAACAAGTGAGTAAGTCTGAATCAATCAATTTGCTGAAATCCAAACAATCCACTCGCCCAGTTCACCCTGCAAAAAAACAGACAAGAGAAAGGGAGgagcaagagagggaggagggtagaggagatcAGTGGAAACAGGCCCGGTAACAGATGTAAGCACCCAGGGCCAGGGCAGTGCAGAGGCACATGTTGGCCAGCAGGGGGGTCCAGGCACCCTGAGCCTCAAGGCTGTCGTCTACTGCTGCTGTTGCCTGGTCCTGGTTCAGCCCCTGTTGTGTTTCAGTCTCATGCAGCCGGTGTGGTTCCATCAGAGCTTTGGGATCTGGTTCTTTGCTTCCCACCTGGCCGCCAGGTTGATCAGCGGGGACAGTGGGAGACTGGGAGGTAGCACCATCACCACCGCCCCTCCATCGCAGTTCAGTTTCTGGTGGGGCACTACCATAGGAGAGAGATATTCAGGGGGGGGCAACAACAGAGAGATAGGGGATATTAAATATTGCATATATGAAGTCTAGATTGCTAGAAATGTCTAACAGAGCTGATCTTATTTACCTGCGAGTGTGGAAATTATTCTGCGCAACAACAATCTCTTCAGGAAAGAAGGAAGGTTCAACCGTGCCGTTGATTGGACCTTGGGGTTGGGAGTGGGGCGGGGGAGGGGTGAATTCTGGAGGAACGTCCTCTTCGTTGGAGAGCTCTTTCCACGACTCCTTAACGTAAACATTTAAGGATTGATGTGGGTATTATTTAAACATTCAAAGGCTTTACAGAGAAGAGAACAGCTATGACCTTTTACAGTACATTATGAGGAGAGACCTCTACATCTAGTTAGGGCTGCCCAAATCCAAATTATTAAAATAAACACTTGACCTAATTAGCCTTCTTCAATTTTTCATTAGAGGGCAAGTATAACAGCATTCTGTGGCCAACAAGGAGACCAAATGTTGATGTGCTTGCATGATCTACTATAACACTTTGGTTCATGGCAGCAACTAAAAGAGACATTTAATTGACCTGCAACGATGTGTCTCCCATGATGCACTTGGCACCTTCAATAACAGCGAGGTAGGAAAATCTGAGTTGGTCAGCGGTCTGAATCAGGCCCATCCGATAGCCTCGCATCTCCAGCAGCACGTCACGAATGCGCACAGTTGATGGGTCTTTGCGCATGGACATCTGCAATCAGAAATGTCACAGAAAGttagttacaaaacaataaataataGCCTGGCATGAAGTTATGACTCTTCATAAAGCCAGAGAATGCACAACTCATTCTCAATACCACATTTGCACAATTGTCCCTTGTAGGAGGAATAAAGTTTGACATTTTTAATTCCCAGTCCAGTACTGACCAGTAAGAGGCAGGTGTCGACGAGACAGAAGGTTCCAGAGCGGCCGATGCCTGCGCTGCAGTGCACCACCACAGGCCCCTGGTCAGAGTTGAGGCACCCAGACTCCCGCACCTTAAACAGGAAGTTGAGGAAGGAGGCTGGAGATTCGGGCACCCCAAAGTCAGGCCAGGTGGTGTAGTGAAAATGTAGGATCTCTCTAGTTTCCAGAGTCTGTAAGAAGGACAAATAAACATAATAAGCATAAAATAGAACAGAGGTATCGATTGCTGTATTGCCCTATCATAACAAGTatgaaaaagtatatatatttttaaatgtaatgttATAAATGACTTTGGAACGTGATAGTCTTGCTTGTAGAAGGAAGTCATAAACCCATTGCTTGTATACGGATGTCATAAACCCACCGAAGCTGCTTCGAaacactt encodes:
- the LOC120061131 gene encoding tyrosine-protein phosphatase non-receptor type 1-like — translated: MEAEFRKIDEPGSWNAIYQEIRQQSSELPCKLAKLPENKTRNRYRDVSPFDHSRIRLQLGANDYINASLISVDEAQRSYILTQGPLPNTCGHFWEMVWEQGTMGVVMLNRVIEKGSVKCAQYWPPREEREAIFEDTNFKLTLVSEDIKSYYTVRQLELENLSTLETREILHFHYTTWPDFGVPESPASFLNFLFKVRESGCLNSDQGPVVVHCSAGIGRSGTFCLVDTCLLLMSMRKDPSTVRIRDVLLEMRGYRMGLIQTADQLRFSYLAVIEGAKCIMGDTSLQESWKELSNEEDVPPEFTPPPPHSQPQGPINGTVEPSFFPEEIVVAQNNFHTRSAPPETELRWRGGGDGATSQSPTVPADQPGGQVGSKEPDPKALMEPHRLHETETQQGLNQDQATAAVDDSLEAQGAWTPLLANMCLCTALALGAYICYRACFH